Proteins from a genomic interval of Rosa chinensis cultivar Old Blush chromosome 2, RchiOBHm-V2, whole genome shotgun sequence:
- the LOC112184472 gene encoding uncharacterized protein LOC112184472, with product MGKDQDFSTVIKQDGDGETSHGSNQIFVSVKDDSTGSCGGVKLNGSNFRTWKKMMEAHLCVIDKVGYVDGSIAEPPIAANNYSKWKTANGSVTSILYKSMTEDVSQMIMGCNTAEEIWESLKEIYFNGTDFAEVYELNTQAARMTQDGKLVAMYLAKLKGIWQEIDQMRPCRMKCPDDVKIYKEEKDLMRVHVFLAGLDPIFENARSELLRQTTTPILQQAFAYIRKDETQRAGTRAVTSEVAGLVIQSKPSNPSRIGHSQAIGLLLLCVPLLKVLLPGSPQI from the coding sequence atgggaaaggaTCAAGATTTTTCGACCGTAATCAAgcaagatggagatggtgagacATCTCATGGTTCCAACCAAATTTTTGTCTCCGTTAAAGATGATTCAACTGGAAGTTGTGGAGGTGTCAAGCTCAATGGCTCTAATTTCCGAAcctggaagaagatgatggaggcTCACCTCTGTGTAATCGATAAGGTGGGCTATGTTGATGGTTCAATTGCTGAACCACCAATTGCAGCCAACAATTATTCAAAATGGAAAACTGCAAATGGCTCGGTAACCTCTATTCTTTACAAATCCATGACTGAAGATGTTTCACAAATGATTATGGGATGTAATACGGCTGAAGAAATTTGGGAAAGCCTTAAGGAGATCTACTTTAACGGAACAGATTTTGCCGAGGTATATGAGTTGAACACTCAAGCCGCCCGTATGACACAAGATGGAAAACTAGTAGCCATGTATTTAGCAAAACTAAAGGGGATTTGGCAAGAAATTGATCAGATGCGCCCATGTCGAATGAAGTGCCCGGATGATGTCAAGATTTATAAGGAGGAGAAGGATCTCATGAGAGTTCATGTTTTTTTGGCTGGCCTAGATCCAATATTTGAGAATGCAAGGAGCGAATTACTTCGCCAGACTACCACACCAATCTTGCAGCAAGCCTTTGCTTATATTCGCAAAGATGAGACCCAGAGGGCTGGAACTAGAGCAGTTACTTCAGAAGTTGCAGGCCTTGTAATACAATCAAAGCCATCCAATCCCTCAAGAATCGGTCACTCTCAGGCAATCggcctccttcttctttgcgtCCCTCTCCTCAAGGTCCTCCTTCCGGGTTCTCCTCAAATTTGA